tttattttgttgtacCACAGGTATGTTGGGAACAGATGCAGTTGCAGCTGAGGTGTACAAAGATGGGAGACAGATTGTCAATAACATAAATCAGACTGTTAATTATGCGCATGACCTGAAGAAACACTATAAAAGGTTAACAGATATTGCAGAGAAGCTATCTGCTAGAAAGGAAGATATAGTGGCTGAAGCAAACAAATATAAGACGAAACAGTTCACAAGAGAATGCCAAGTTTGGATGTCTACAGTCACgaagagagaagaagatgtgCAAGAACTGAAAACCAAGTACGAGAAAGTACAAGGTGAAAAGGGGATATTGAggtttcttcatcatcatttaCGTGCAGATCTTAGCAAAAGCATGGCAGAGAAGTGCGATGAACTACAAAACCTCTTGTTAGAGGCAAAATTTGAGAGGGAAATGATGGTTGAGAAATCGCCAGAACGTGTGAGAATTATGCATGCACCCAAAATAGAAGACAAGCCATCACTCCACTGCGTTGTTGAAGACATATTGAGCCTCCTAAGAGATgggaatgtaaaaaaaattggactttGGGGAATGGTAGGAATCGGGAAAACAACAATAATGCAGAACTTAAATGACAATGAAGATATTGCTAGAATGTTTGATATTGTCATATGGGTTCGTGTATCACAGGATTGGAGTGTAGAAAAGTTGCAACATGTAATTATAGATCGGCTAAAATTGAATACGGAAGGCATCACTAACGTTGATGAAGTTGCTTGGAGAATATATATGGAGTTGGAATGCAAGAGGTATCTACTTCTTTTGGATGAAGTTTGGGACATTCTGGATCTAAAAAAGATAGGTATCTATGGCAACCAAAAGGATAGCAAGGTGGTATTGGCGACTAGATATCATCAGATTTGTCATAAAATGGATGCGTTGATTATAATGAAACGAATGTCTGAAGTTGATGCATGGAAAATGTTTAAGGAAATAGTCggtcaaaatataaatatttcagGTGTTGAACCAATAGCCAAGCTAGTTGTTCGTGAGTGTGCTGGTTTGCCGCTCTTAATAGATAGGGTAGCAACCACCTTCAAATTTAAGGATAACGTCCACCTGTGGCGTGATGGATTAATTCGTTTGCGAAGATGGCGCAGTATCAAAGTCCAAGGCATGGATGAATTTATTGAGTGTCTAAAGTTTTGTTACGAAGATTTAGAtgctgaaaataaaaaaatttgctttttGTACACTGCATTATATCCTGAAGACTATgacatatatatagattatttgTTGGAATGTTGGAAAGCTGAAGGTTTTATTCATGATGCCGATGATTTTAAAGTTGCACGTGGTAAAGGGCATACAATATTGGATGAACTTATCAAAGTATCTTTGCTAGAGAGGAGCAAGAAGATGAATCATGTAAGTATGAACAAAGTGTTGCGGAATATGGCCCTTAAAATTTCTTCCCAAAGCGAAGATTTTAAGATTTTGGTGAAAACCCAAGAGGAGCTACAAGAGCCCCCCAATGAGAAAGAATGGCAGCAGGTAAATCGAATCTCCTTGATGGATAGCAAATTGTGCATTTTACCAGAATTGCCAGATTGCAACAATCTTAAAACATTGCTGctgcaaaaaaataatgacCTGAAAGTGATTCCTCATAGATTCTTTAGATGCATGCAAAATCTAGTAGTTCTAGACTTGCACGGCACTGGAATTGCGGCATTACCATCATCTGTGTCTTGCTTGACGTGTTTAAGAGCATTGTATCTGAATTCTTGCATCAATATAATGGGGCTTAATTACTTAGAAGAACTAAAGCATCTTGAAGTGCTTGATATTCGACGAACTGGGATAAATCATTTACCAATTCAAATTGGATATTTGATTCAGTTGAAGTGTTTACGTATGTCCTTCTCAAATTTTGGCCCGGAAACTAGGGATGTTGAATTTCATCAAAATGTCTTTTCAAATCTTTCTTTATTGGAAGAACTAAGAATTGATGTAGATCCAAACAATGGAAGCTGGGAGGGAGTGGTAAAGTCTATTACAGAGGAGGTGGCTACCTTGAAATGTTTGACTTCTCTTTCAATTGTCTTTCCCGATGTGGACTGCCTTAAGAGTTTTATCTCGACAAGCCCATTTTGGAAGGAAACGCACTTCACATTCCACTTTTCTGTTGGTTATCATGGCTCATCAAGCTTTCATATTCAAGATTGTTTTGAATACCAAATCAGGAAGTGTTTCAAGCTTGCAAATGGTGAAGGTGTACATCCTGCAATTTCAGAGGTTCTTGCAAATTCTGAAACATTTGAATTGATTGGTCATAAAGGAGCTTCAAGATTATCAGATTTTGGTATTGGAAATATCAATAAAATGCGAGGTTGTTTAATTGAAGGCTGCGATGATATTGAAACAATTATTGATGGTGATAGCGAAAGAAGAAGTGCATTAGAAAACTTGGAAAAGATGTACATAAATAATGTCCCAAAATTAGAAAGCATATGGGAAGGTCCAGTACATAGTGGAAGCCTAGCTAAACTAACAAGTTTAACTTTAATGAAATGTCCgaagttgaaaaaaatattctGCTATGGTGTGATTAAAGAACTCTGTAGACTTCAACACTTGAGAATTGAAGGAAGTCTTGAAATCGAAGAGATAATTACAAAATTTGAGAATAATGAGTTTGAACCCAAGGTGCTTCCCAAACTGAAAACGCTAGAGCTCTATGATCTTCCAAAATTGGAAAGCATTTGTACTGATGACTCATTGGAGTGGCCAGCTTTAGAGAATATTAAGATATCCATGTGCCAATCGTTGACAAGATTGCCTTTCAACTGTGAGAACGGAGTCGATTTGAGATGTATTGAATGCCAACAATTATGGTGGAGTGCGTTGGTATGGAATGAAGATACTATTGAACAAAGATTACGGTCTATATGCATTTTCAACTAGTATTTCGGCTTCAGATTTCTTCACGGTAactcttttgtataaggtaaTGGTAGAAATGTTTGTTCCATCAACTTTTTTGGTTTGTgagatttaaaattttcgtGTTCTTCCTTTTCAAGATATCATATGAATATGAGTCTATCAATTATCTTGACATGTGTGATTGTTTAGTATATGTGATGCATGAATGTTAGAAAGAAACCTTTGTTATGGGTGGTCATGATTGTCTCAAATTTGTAATGAAAACTTTTGAACTTTTAAATTATACTATTAAAGGGATAGCCAAAACTACCTTAGGTATTTTATCAATGATGATATTGTGAATAATGGAAAATTTTCTCTTATGGAAAATGTTGCTTCCATAAAGCATTTAAGAAGGTTATGTATGTTGGATTTGGAAGCATGGTTTGACTAACAACTTTAACTTTATGCAGATGTCCAAAGTTGATTGAATAGCTTGAATTGAATAATGTCCTGAAATCTGAGAGAATACTATGGGTTGGAAACTGGTGTGCTTTCAAGTCTAAAGATGCTTTGTGCTTTCTGATCTTCTAAGAGCAAAAAGCGCTTGGATCAATGACTCATTGAAGTGGCCAACTTTAGAGAGAATTAAGATATCCGTGTGCTAGTTATTGATAAGATTGTGCTTCAACAATGAGAATCCAATCAATTGGAGATGTGCTGAAGGCCATCAGTCATGGTGGAGTGCGTTGGTTGGCAAGAGATGCCATTGAACAAAGATAGTCTATATGCATGTTCAACTAACCATTCTTCTTCGCAGCATTTCTTCTATGTAAGCTAGTGGTATAAATGCTTTCTCCATCAACTTTTGGTTTGctagatttaaaatttttattatgtccTTTCCGATATAACATATGATTATTGTGAGTTTGTTTATTATCTTAATATGTGTGATTATTTAGTATTTATGATACATGAATGTTAGATTCAAACCTTCCTTATTGGAGTTAATGATTGTCTCAAAtcttttgtgaattttttttaacattttaaattatgCCATTTAGATGGTAATCTGCCTTTACTAAGTTTTGGGTAGCcgttagcaaaaaataaaataaaattgggcaGCCAAACCTACCCTTTTCTCATATTTCTAAGCTGTTTAGAAAAGATCGAAATTTTGATAGTTCATGATCGCCTAATTTTGCCACAACTTCGTCTTGCATATTATTTAAACTAGTCACAGACTTGCGCAATGCGTGgaaaaatataatatgattattttttattggataattattaaattaatatattagattgtaaattttaaaaaaatcaatatttgttatttgaatttatattttaaattagaagttttttgtagtgtaacaaaatatattttgtagttAGGTATTATATATAGTGAGATATGTATGAAAACACAAtgcaatatataattttttttttttttaaattgatagtGTGGGGGAATTATTAGACTAAGTTGTAactatgtatattttatttattactatacAGATGTATGTGATTCAATTcttatagatatattttttttccaaaacataGATCCATGTCTCTTTCTTCCTCACAATTGAAACTAAGGGTGTGtctagataccgcttattttgttaaaaactgaaaatactgcaacaaaataatttttaaatgtgtgaatagtgtcatgaaaaccatttttaatgaaaattttgttgaacaaagaaatttatgggtcctgtgaacagtgcacgggacccactagAAAAGCAAAAAAGCGCCAATGCAcgttctcaaaaaagaaaagaaaaacactgaAACGCAAAGGTTGGGTCTGTTTCAACTGTACCCAAAGGGGTActaagtgaaaaaataaataaagataactATGCAATAGATAATtatcaataaatcatatatgataaagtggaaatataaaataaaataaaatgcaaaaagaaaaagttccttaaatttctatatataaaaacattaatagcaTAATAATGCTCTaaagtaaattatattttattttattatctttttggtATTTTCAGTAAAGATGATCAACTAAGCAAAgtaaaattttaccaaaaaagttcaaattaacaaattgttagacttgtttttcacaataattattcaattagtTAATTGTGCATAATAAGATACCATGTTCATGAGTTTTTATTTCCCCCTCTTTTTCCTACAAAATTTGGATTACACATTTGATCCTTTACTTTCGTAAttgcaaatttcttttctataccaagaagaaatataaagaaaaaaaattattaaaataaaagaagaagaaaatatagtaaatgttgatgataaggaagaaatatataattgaaaGATGATGAACATGCCGAGCAATTCACATCTTAAACCCGCCACTTCTTACCCACCAAACTTTCAAAATCTCTGGTAAGATTAGAACAGAGCGATTTTGCTTTGCATTTATGTTTGCAAAGAGACCCAAACCCCTCCTTTCGTTCCCAAAACAACAACTCTCAAATCCTCACTTCTTCTTCTCAACACCTACTACACTTCACACGCCTCTGTCTTCTCTGCCACCACGCCCTTCCATCAACCAAACCAAGCAAGCCCACGCTCAAATCATCGTCTCCGGCCTTGGCGCCAATGCCAGCTTCACGGGTCATCTCCTCGCCTCTCTTGCTCTCTCCCCATCAACCCCATTTGCCTATTCACTCTCCATTTTTCAAACAATCCAATACCCATCTCTTTTCGCCTCCAATAACATGATCCGGTGCCTCGCCAAGAGCGAGTCGCCTCGTGAATCGGTTGTACTTTACTCGTGTATTCTGGGAAGGAATTTGATACCCAATAACCATACTTATACGTTTTTGTTGCAAGCTTGTAGTAAAGCTTTGGCTATATGTGAAGGGACTCAGGTTCATACCCATGTGGTGAAACTTGGTTTCTGTGAGGATGTGTTTGTTAGGAATGCTTTGATTCATTTGTATTCTGCTTGTTGTAGGGTAGAATGTTCAAAACGGGTGTTCGAGGAGAATGGCCATTGTCGAGATGTTGTTACTTGGAATTCAATGCTAGCTGGGTTTGTAAGAGATGGGCGGATTGGTGATGCGGAGAAAGTGTTTGATGAAATTCCTGAAAGAGATGTTATCTCGTGGAGCACAATGATTATGGGTTATGTGCAAAATGGACAGTTGGAAGAAGGGTTGGAGTGCTTTAAGGAGATGAGAGAGAAGGGGTTGAGGCCGAATGAAGCCATATTGGTCACAGTGCTCTCAGCATCGGCCCAAATGGGTTTGCTTGAAAATGGTAGATTAGTTCATTCCATTGTAGATTCTTTGAATTTTCCGATGACTGTTTCCCTTGGTACAGCGCTGGTTGACATGTATGCAAAATGTGGGTGCATTGAACAGTCTAAACTCTTGTTCCACAATATGCCCCGGAGAGATATTTCATCATGGAATGCCATGATTTGTGGGTTGGCCTCACATGGCCTTGGAAAGGAAGCACTTGCATTTTTTGAAAGGTTCATAAATGAAGGTTTTCATCCAGTGAGTGTGACTTTCATTGGGGTCTTGAATGCCTGTAGCAGGGCAGGTTTGGTCAGTGAGGGCAGGCATTATTTCAAGCTAATGACAGAAAAGTATGATATTGAGCTGGAGATGGAGCATTACGGGTGCATGGTTGATCTATTGAGCCGTGCTGGATTTGTTGATGAAGCTGTGGAATTGATTGAGAAGATGCAAGCTCCGCCAGATCCGGTATTGTGGGCAACATTGCTTGGTGCTTGTAAGATTCATGGATCTGTAGAACTGGGTGAAAAGATTGGAAATAAGTTAATACAATTGGATCCAACCTATGACGGGCATTATGTTCAATTAGCCAGTATATATGCCAAAGCAAGGAAATGGGAAGATGTGGTTCGAGTTCGGAGATTAATGGTGGAGCAAAACACTAATAAAGTTGCAGGTTGGAGTTTGATTGAAGCACAGGGCAGAGTTCATCAATTTGTTGCAGGGGATAGAGAGCATGAGCGTTCTTTGGAGATCTACAAAATGCTTGAAACAATTGGAACTCGAATAGCAGAAGCTGGTTACTCTCCAAAGATTTCATCTGTATTGCATGATATtggggaagaagaaaaagagaatgtAGTTAAAGAGCATAGTGAGAGGCTGGCAAGTGCTTATGGTATGTTAGTAACAAAGGTTGGGGATTGCATTCGAATCATGAAGAATTTGAGGGTTTGTGAGGATTGTCATGAGGCGAGCAAGACGATTTCCAAGGTGTTCGAGAGAGAAATTATAGTGAGAGATTATAGCAGATTTCATCATTTCAAGGAGGGAAAATGTTCTTGCCTTGATTATTGGTAATGCTTAACTTTAAACCATCAAGAGATCTATTTGATCTTCTGATTTTTCTGGAAGCTTTCACTGATAAATTACCGATGCTGAGCGGGATAATCATCCAGTTCTATTAgctgctgttgttgttgctgctgcaaGAAGCAATTTGTGTCCACCTTCCTTGCAAACTCTTCTGGAGGATGTGCCTGAGTTAGGGATTCTGATAATATTTCCAGAAGTAGGAAGCTGAAGCATGATGTAACTCTGGAGGTAAATGAACTCATTCATGATATTGCCACTTGCCTTGAAGAGATTACTGGGCAAGAAGTAGAGCGCATTCATCAAAATGAGGTAATATTAACTTTAGGAAGTTCAAGAACAGTCTTGGAATTTCTTTGCATCACAAAGGTGAAAAAGAAATCATCTCGGATGTTTGTTGCAGAGGGTGCTCCAAGGTATCATCAGGGACatcttcttccaaaaaaattGGTCACAAGAGGTCTAAACCACACTAATCACTGAATCTGCAGTTTTTGCCATGATTTCCCATGCAAACATGGCTATAGGTGCAGCACTTGCTGTCATGGCTAATGGCAGGGTTACAGCATATTAGCGCCTGTTGGGTTGAATATGGTTGCACTTGCAGCTCATAGGCCCTGTGATGCTAATTGACTAGTTGATTCTTCCCAGTGGATTATTACTTTATGAGATATTTCCTGATCaggtaagaaagaaaaataatttgagtTTTCTTCTGTAGTTCGGGGCTTATAATAATTGATCCTGAATATTTACTTGACATGTCCAGCATCATCTCTTAATACATAGATTAATTACGCTCTATTACTTGCAGGCATATGAGGGTTAAAACTTGCTCTTCTTAATGTCAATTGCAATTTGAGATAGTacaaaatttcttcaaatttagCTATCAATGCTTTTCTACAACCAGGTTTTTTCGCTGTAAGAGGTACCGCCCCATGCAAGAAAGTATTTAGAAGTGGAGGGACATTGGACTCGGGGCAAGACTAGAAAGTCGATTTAGATGGTTTGTCCATTTGCATGGATGACCAACGACTACACCAACGAGGAGTATATGATTTCTAGAGAATTTCCCTACCTTTAAGTCATTAACTGACCTGTATTTGTGATTTTTGGCATGAAGAGATGTGAAATGTTGTGTTGATATATTAATCTCTTTCATAAGAAGTATGCTCATCATTCATTGAGTGGGCAATGAaatcatatatatgtgtgtaaatttaaatgttagctttcttttcttcttttttgccaCAACTCTCCCTCTCATGTGGACAAATATACGGGGTGTCCTAGTAGCTTAGATGATGAAAAATCCAATGAAAAGGAACTGGTGACAGCAGAATTGCTCACTAATCCTATGTACATGCAACTTTTTAATATTAGTAACTTAGACAAGTACCTGGTTGATCTTGCAACTATACTCTTACGTATATGCTTGTAACAAACACAATCATTAACCCGTCGTGCACTAGGAATCCACTGGCACTGgataataatattcttgaatgAGCAAAATGCCAATCATAGAGCTCCTGCACTTAACAAGTTCTTCCTTGTAAATGGAAAAGGAATTCAAAGCCAGAGTTATAATTTTCTCACCAAATGTTAACTACACACTGGCCATATTATGAAGAGATTAAAGCCTTTAATTTGCCTTGCCCATGATTACGGtttctctatcatttttttatgatattattttataatcacCAGTTCAATGATTCTATGTATCTTATAATTATGAATTCCAATTaattcaactggtaaagttttgAAATGAATTTTCCGAATATTGGCCAAAATATGTGTATGAGAGCAATAATAGTGCATTAGATATGTGCATGAGAGTAATAAAAGATATATTTATCTTTTCCACACATCATGAATGTACGTAAAGAATGTATTACATATCTAGATCGCATCATATATATGAACCTTACTTCTCACATTATGTAGGCCCCATTTGCATGTTATTAATTTTCCTAACCATTCCCATTCTATCGTTTattctttaataaataaataaaaaagaatgggaATGGTTAGGAAAATTAACGTTAATTTTGTTGAAATGCATTagttgtctatttttttttttttaactcaaaagaAGACTgaactaataattaaaaaaataccacaAAAATTAAGTATCATTATAATACATAGACATTAATTTCCTTAAATAACACCACtgtaattaactaattatcattaaattcataataactaaggattacaaataataataatattcctTTTAATAGAGTCCCTAATAAttacccaaaaattttccaaaaggaGAGATAGCTcatttaatcaataaaaaaaaaatacaaaaactatttAGTCCATATCAATCTAATTTGATCTCACTTGGTCCACTTCGGAATTTCGGTCTAATTCGGTCCATCtaataatatcaaatttcaattttaaaaaaattacacaacactTGACTTCACCgtacaaaaataataagaaataaataaatagataaaaggTACCCTACCATCTCTCCAAAaccctttcctttcctttctccAAACGTACATCGACAAATTTGAAAAGTCAATGATACAGTTAGCGTTAATATCTTTATAATTTGATGCCTTTGGTGAAATCCATTAGAATTACGTTTAACCCAAAAGCATATGTATTACTTACTCCTTGTTGGAACCTGGTCCTTGTAATTTACTCTATAAAACATGGAAACATTGATTAAAACTTTCAGTTTGATAATCAACGATAATAGGAACTTAACATGTGATACTTTTGCATCAGAACCACAAGAAAATGTCTATGAAAATAGATTCCAAATCATCTGCATCAGAGAGACACTATCATCACGTGGGCATCTTTCCAACATATCTAAAGGTCAATGGTGTTTTATCATGGCTGCAGAGCCCACAATAGTTGATGTAAAGAGTAACTCTGAAGTGTGTTGGCTTCAGAGAATGCATGTGATCTCAGCAGACATTGGAAACTATGGATTATTAGCAACTGAAGTTTATCTTGGATGTCAGCTGGGAAGAAGCAGTTAGAATATGCTGCATGCAGGGCACTGAGAAGGTTCAGGTAAGATTTCATTCAAtccttttgttttggatttttcttctttgtctctTGGGTAGACTATATATTCTTATATGAAGATTCATAATACCAAGAAATTGCTATTATAGAAATTTTGAGAAATATTAGTAGTACTAATTTAGAATATGTATTGGAATTTGTGTGCACTGTGGCTGTTTACTTCTTTATCAATTTTGTAAATGCATGGATGAAATAGAAATCTGTTAGACCTTTTGGTCATATCAATTCCAGATTTTCTGCTCTTTCCTCTCCTCACCGCacatttttctttccctttcctATCCTAAATCCCAATCGctcctttctcaaaaaaatccCAACGAAACTGCTAGAAAAACACAAATAGAAAAGAATctgagtgagagtgagagggagaCCCGAGTCCAAAGATTTTCCAGGAACATTCCACCAAACAAAATGGTCAGATTCTTTCCACTCTCTAATATCTTTCTCGTAACTTtgtttacattttctttttatttattttttttggctttgtcaCTTATTTTGATGGGACAAATTGAATTGTAGATTCGATTGATATGTTTAATTAAGCGAACGATCGTTACTCGTTAGTGAAATCAAATGGTGTCAGTAGTGAAAGCAAATGGTCCCATGTGATTGTTTTGTTGCTTTTGCTTAACTGGGGATCACTAATCATGCATATTGCCTGAGTGTAATAGTTTGAGTTTGTGTATGTTAACTGGGGATCAATAATCATGTCATACGCTAATTAAAACTGTAAGTTTGCATATATGTATACATTATGaagtgtttgtgaaaatgtctGAATGAGATTTTTGGTCTATTATTGTTATATGTTATTGTAAATATTATACTGGGAAAATGTGGCATGTTTACAGCttgatttaagaaaaaattggaTAGATATTTGCAGCTAAGTTTTTTAAACCTATTAGTCATTTAGAAgctttatttcttttcaattttatcttctattagtgtgtgtttggcttcagtttaaaaagccagcttatttAACTATTCAGCTTAtgtttactactattcatgggctccactgtactttttagtactattcatgggtctcattatactatttcagttaatttttacctttatctacagtatttttagcaaaaagttttcaatttcagcaaaataagcagatcccaaACAGACGCTTAATTGTTGGTTTGATTCAATCCACTTGACTTACCCACTTCATAACTATTCAAAGAAGACTCTGCTTTCGAAAGCATTTTTGCTGTAACTAAAACATAACTTATTGTTTCATACTTTGttggtaataaaattttgtttcttattctAAATGACAAAGGCAGTTGTGATAGAATCTCATTGTTTTTTACTATGATAGACCTTTCACATTCTCACAGAATATGCATGACACGGAAACTTGTCTTCCCTTCACTTGGTTTATATGGGTGTGCTCAGTGGACTAGAAATTTTGTCATATGCAGGCGTCTATGTGTGTGATCTTTCACAATAAAGTGTGGAAGCAACATTTGGGAAAGATTGGAAGCTAGAGCAGAATGTTTAGTCTCATTAATTTGAGCTAACAAAAAGATACAACAAAAAGAGCTTTGTATACAAGATATAGGAGAACATATACTTGTGTGATATTTTAATCAATGATATCCAAATTACTGATATGTGTTAAGATTTGAACGTGCGTAGGATTTTGGTAATGAAAGTTATGAATTACTTGGTGAAAGTTAATTTTGTGTCTAGCTTTGTTTAGAAGTTGCTTTGTCGTGACTATGACTTCTACCTTATGAATCGACGATATTGTTCGCTTAAGAAGAAATTTACTTTGATGGatcaaaaacacacacacacacacatatatatatatatactttcgTTTTGTTGTTAATAATGTTGTGAAATGTTGTTGGTCCTTATTCTAAATTAGGCCTGTCCACGGGTCGgatttgtgcccaacccggaatCGACCCAATCAGTTTGGGTCTCTTATTTCTGAACCCGCCGCCGACCAGTGAAGGGATTTGGTTCAAGTGGTCGGAACTC
This genomic stretch from Castanea sativa cultivar Marrone di Chiusa Pesio chromosome 1, ASM4071231v1 harbors:
- the LOC142622388 gene encoding putative disease resistance protein At4g27220 → MLGTDAVAAEVYKDGRQIVNNINQTVNYAHDLKKHYKRLTDIAEKLSARKEDIVAEANKYKTKQFTRECQVWMSTVTKREEDVQELKTKYEKVQGEKGILRFLHHHLRADLSKSMAEKCDELQNLLLEAKFEREMMVEKSPERVRIMHAPKIEDKPSLHCVVEDILSLLRDGNVKKIGLWGMVGIGKTTIMQNLNDNEDIARMFDIVIWVRVSQDWSVEKLQHVIIDRLKLNTEGITNVDEVAWRIYMELECKRYLLLLDEVWDILDLKKIGIYGNQKDSKVVLATRYHQICHKMDALIIMKRMSEVDAWKMFKEIVGQNINISGVEPIAKLVVRECAGLPLLIDRVATTFKFKDNVHLWRDGLIRLRRWRSIKVQGMDEFIECLKFCYEDLDAENKKICFLYTALYPEDYDIYIDYLLECWKAEGFIHDADDFKVARGKGHTILDELIKVSLLERSKKMNHVSMNKVLRNMALKISSQSEDFKILVKTQEELQEPPNEKEWQQVNRISLMDSKLCILPELPDCNNLKTLLLQKNNDLKVIPHRFFRCMQNLVVLDLHGTGIAALPSSVSCLTCLRALYLNSCINIMGLNYLEELKHLEVLDIRRTGINHLPIQIGYLIQLKCLRMSFSNFGPETRDVEFHQNVFSNLSLLEELRIDVDPNNGSWEGVVKSITEEVATLKCLTSLSIVFPDVDCLKSFISTSPFWKETHFTFHFSVGYHGSSSFHIQDCFEYQIRKCFKLANGEGVHPAISEVLANSETFELIGHKGASRLSDFGIGNINKMRGCLIEGCDDIETIIDGDSERRSALENLEKMYINNVPKLESIWEGPVHSGSLAKLTSLTLMKCPKLKKIFCYGVIKELCRLQHLRIEGSLEIEEIITKFENNEFEPKVLPKLKTLELYDLPKLESICTDDSLEWPALENIKISMCQSLTRLPFNCENGVDLRCIECQQLWWSALVWNEDTIEQRLRSICIFN
- the LOC142622389 gene encoding pentatricopeptide repeat-containing protein At3g62890-like — translated: MFAKRPKPLLSFPKQQLSNPHFFFSTPTTLHTPLSSLPPRPSINQTKQAHAQIIVSGLGANASFTGHLLASLALSPSTPFAYSLSIFQTIQYPSLFASNNMIRCLAKSESPRESVVLYSCILGRNLIPNNHTYTFLLQACSKALAICEGTQVHTHVVKLGFCEDVFVRNALIHLYSACCRVECSKRVFEENGHCRDVVTWNSMLAGFVRDGRIGDAEKVFDEIPERDVISWSTMIMGYVQNGQLEEGLECFKEMREKGLRPNEAILVTVLSASAQMGLLENGRLVHSIVDSLNFPMTVSLGTALVDMYAKCGCIEQSKLLFHNMPRRDISSWNAMICGLASHGLGKEALAFFERFINEGFHPVSVTFIGVLNACSRAGLVSEGRHYFKLMTEKYDIELEMEHYGCMVDLLSRAGFVDEAVELIEKMQAPPDPVLWATLLGACKIHGSVELGEKIGNKLIQLDPTYDGHYVQLASIYAKARKWEDVVRVRRLMVEQNTNKVAGWSLIEAQGRVHQFVAGDREHERSLEIYKMLETIGTRIAEAGYSPKISSVLHDIGEEEKENVVKEHSERLASAYGMLVTKVGDCIRIMKNLRVCEDCHEASKTISKVFEREIIVRDYSRFHHFKEGKCSCLDYW